A single window of Nicotiana sylvestris chromosome 5, ASM39365v2, whole genome shotgun sequence DNA harbors:
- the LOC104217573 gene encoding small ribosomal subunit protein eS30z/eS30y/eS30x-like, whose amino-acid sequence MGKVHGSLARAGKVRGQTPKVTKQDKKKKPRGRAHKRMQYNRRFVTAVVGFGKKRGPNSSEK is encoded by the exons ATGG GGAAAGTTCACGGATCACTTGCTCGTGCTGGTAAAGTGAGGGGGCAAACTCCTAAAGTTACCAAACAGGACAAGAAGAAGAAGCCTCGCGGCCGTGCTCACAAGAGGATGCAATACAACCGCAGATTCGTCACAGCAG TTGTTGGTTTCGGGAAGAAGAGGGGCCCGAACTCATCCGAGAAGTAA
- the LOC138868767 gene encoding uncharacterized protein, whose protein sequence is MKIAVKNPVRSGKDEKLIHSLRQKVCDYGAALEKAEGELAKAQEKLAKNPEEWPPKNTKQAEIFRKVKSLEQSLRNMQGLGGQVSMAYKDLCLFPDVQLPFGFKIPKSDLYNRHGDPVAQLRGFCSKMRGAGGKDELLMYNVEIVPDHLSLTKIEKKPSESFREYGFCWREQAAGVNPPMEEDEMVKYFLQALEPTYFSHLISAICKSFNEVVRMGGIVEEGLKSIKIMSYSAIKATTQAIQNGTGGVLGKKKKEDVAMVVSGS, encoded by the exons atgaaaatagcagTTAAGAACCCGGTCAGAAGcggaaaagatgaaaagctcatcCACAGCCTTAGACAGAAAGTGTGTGATTATGGGGCTGCTTTGGAAAAGGCCGAAGGAGAATTAGCAAAAGCCCAGGAAAAGTTGGCCAAGAATCCAGAAGAATGG ccacccaaaaacaCGAAGCAAGCGGAGATATTTAGGAAGGTAAAGAGCTTGGAGCAGTCActgagaaatatgcaagggttaggtGGCCAAGTGAGTATGGCATATAAGGATCTGTGCTTGTTTCCCGATGTCCAGTTACCTTTCGGATTCAAAATTCCCAAATCTGACTTGTACAACAGGCATGGAGACCCTGTGGCCCagttaagaggattttgtagcaaaatgaggggtgCTGGTGGgaaagatgaattgctgatg TACAATGTAGAAATTGTCCCAGATCACCTATCCTTAACTAAGATAGAGAAAAAGCCTagtgagagtttcagggagtatggtttctGTTGGAGAGAACAGGCGGCAGGAGTCAACCCTCCAATGGAGGAAGATGAAATGGTGAAGTACTTTCTTCAGgccttggagcctacttactttagTCATCTGATCTCGGCCATCTgtaagtctttcaatgaagtggtaagaATGGGAGGAATAGTAGAGGAAGGGCTCAAATCaatcaagatcatgagttattctgccATCAAAGCAACTACACAAGCGATCCAGAATGGCACCGGGGGTGTgttagggaaaaagaagaaagaagatgttgctATGGTCGTCTCAGGATCGTGA